Proteins from one Juglans microcarpa x Juglans regia isolate MS1-56 chromosome 6S, Jm3101_v1.0, whole genome shotgun sequence genomic window:
- the LOC121237922 gene encoding NAC domain-containing protein 12-like, producing MAEDTMNLSINGKSQVPPGFRFHPTEEELLHYYLRKKVADEKIDLDVIREVDLNKLEPWDIQEKCKIGSTPQNDWYFFSHKDKKYPTGTRTNRATAAGFWKATGRDKIIYSCFRRIGLRKTLVFYKGRAPHGQKSDWIMHEYRLDESIHETSVCNSVGESMAEDGWVVCRVFKKKNFQKALESPKTSSMISRDSNSHQILASRNDGVLDQIILYMGRNNCKPENESCGNNISISDNSTTSSNMMFLTAKHIDEGLHDRFLHLPRLESPTLPSLPIYQSFDHHDQMVTDTDQPSSFTNHASGGNEDKTQLVDDDDHDHDQAKTRLSDWVAFDRMVASQLNGTEEDEETAQQLSCFNDPNNMAFCPPHRDDVQFSDIRLSRQSQISHVYNTSENDIWSFTKSSSSPISSSSDPLSHLSV from the exons ATGGCAGAAGATACCATGAATCTGTCCATAAATGGCAAATCTCAGGTTCCTCCAGGTTTCCGATTTCACCCTACAGAAGAGGAACTTCTGCACTACTATCTGAGGAAGAAAGTTGCCGATGAGAAGATTGACCTTGATGTAATCCGCGAAGTTGATCTTAATAAGCTCGAGCCATGGGATATTCAAG AGAAGTGCAAGATTGGATCCACCCCTCAAAATGATTGGTACTTCTTTAGTCACAAAGACAAAAAGTATCCAACTGGGACTAGAACAAATCGTGCAACAGCAGCTGGGTTTTGGAAGGCCACCGGCCGAGATAAGATCATCTATAGCTGCTTTAGAAGAATTGGATTGAGGAAAACTCTAGTGTTCTACAAAGGACGAGCACCACATGGACAAAAATCAGACTGGATCATGCATGAATATAGGCTAGATGAAAGCATCCATGAAACTAGC GTTTGTAATTCAGTAGGAGAATCAATGGCGGAAGACGGATGGGTGGTTTGCCGTGTATTCAAGAAGAAGAACTTTCAGAAGGCCCTAGAGAGTCCTAAAACCTCGTCTATGATCTCTAGGGATTCAAACTCTCATCAAATACTTGCTTCGAGAAATGATGGGGTCCTGGATCAAATAATCTTATACATGGGAAGGAATAATTGCAAGCCTGAAAACGAATCATGCGGCAACAACATCAGTATCTCTGACAACAGTACTACTTCTAGCAACATGATGTTTCTCACTGCAAAGCATATCGATGAAGGTCTCCATGACAGATTCCTTCATCTCCCACGGCTAGAGAGCCCAACCCTTCCTTCGCTTCCCATTTATCAATCatttgatcatcatgatcagatGGTCACAGATACTGATCAACCATCTTCGTTCACAAATCATGCTAGTGGTGGCAACGAGGACAAGACCCAGctggttgatgatgatgatcatgaccATGATCAGGCCAAAACTAGGCTTAGTGACTGGGTTGCCTTCGATCGGATGGTGGCGTCGCAGCTTAATGGCACCGAAGAGGACGAGGAGACAGCCCAGCAATTATCCTGCTTTAATGACCCCAACAACATGGCTTTCTGTCCTCCTCATCGTGATGATGTACAATTCTCGGACATACGTTTGAGTAGGCAAAGTCAAATCTCACATGTCTACAATACTAGCGAGAATGACATATGGAGCTTCACCAAATCGTCATCATCaccaatatcatcatcatccgACCCTTTATCCCACTTGTCGGTATAA
- the LOC121237966 gene encoding uncharacterized protein At5g39865-like gives MGCVSSNLLNHDDDFTQLGSSALSHHIVSLTSTTYGLLTLDPPPPQSTASPPPTTPLTPPSRFTLGSVFSEPKSLWSDPRPPLLRSGPTEVINSWELMAGLEYTADSFRFFKDLNNANKENSNPNRNHRTHSESNSFLKPLNGNVPRPSSVLDKFERICPPNGENRVVIYTTTLRGVRKTFEACNAVRAVMEGFGVLISERDISMDRGFREQLRELMRGKVEAMVPPRVFVKGRYVGGAEEVLKIVEEGWLGELLEGMPKKRGPGVCEGCGDVRFLPCFRCSGSCKMVMVEKEEVGQRQGRTVVVRCLDCNENGLVLCPICS, from the coding sequence ATGGGCTGTGTGTCTTCCAATCTGCTCAACCACGACGACGACTTTACCCAACTCGGAAGCTCTGCACTGAGTCACCACATCGTTTCTCTCACCTCCACTACTTATGGCCTCCTTACTCTTGACCCCCCACCACCTCAATCAACCGCCAGCCCCCCACCAACAACCCCTTTAACCCCACCTTCTCGGTTCACCCTCGGCTCCGTCTTCTCCGAACCCAAGTCCCTTTGGTCTGATCCCAGGCCCCCGCTACTCCGCTCTGGCCCAACTGAGGTCATCAACTCTTGGGAACTCATGGCCGGCCTCGAGTACACCGCTGACAGTTTCCGCTTCTTCAAAGACCTTAACAACGCCAACAAAGAGAACTCAAACCCTAATCGTAATCACCGTACCCACTCCGAGTCAAACAGTTTTCTTAAGCCTTTGAACGGCAACGTTCCAAGACCTTCTTCGGTCCTGGACAAGTTCGAGAGAATATGCCCACCCAACGGAGAGAACAGAGTGGTGATCTACACGACGACGTTGCGAGGCGTGAGGAAGACTTTCGAGGCGTGCAATGCAGTGAGGGCTGTTATGGAAGGGTTCGGCGTGTTGATCTCCGAGCGAGATATATCCATGGACCGTGGATTCAGAGAACAACTGAGGGAGCTGATGAGAGGGAAAGTAGAAGCAATGGTGCCTCCGAGAGTGTTTGTGAAGGGGCGGTATGTGGGTGGAGCTGAGGAGGTGTTGAAAATAGTAGAGGAAGGGTGGCTTGGCGAACTTCTTGAAGGGATGCCCAAGAAAAGAGGTCCGGGTGTGTGTGAAGGGTGTGGGGACGTGAGGTTCTTGCCGTGTTTCCGATGCAGCGGGAGCTGTAAGATGGTGATGGTGGAGAAGGAGGAAGTGGGCCAAAGACAAGGAAGGACTGTTGTGGTGAGGTGTCTTGATTGTAATGAAAATGGCTTGGTTCTCTGCCCTATCTGTAGCTGA
- the LOC121237299 gene encoding beta-carotene isomerase D27, chloroplastic has product MVVLSFQAVQFRPPQHLPLHRPSAGNVIRCGIAEPSGEPAPLGQKTRYNDGFFDRAFMTLFARKMEKFAASAKAGTDTKKKGWWNLDYESFVDVSKRVMQGRSRMQQQEVVREVLLSMLPPGAPAQFRKLFPPTKWAAEFNAALTVPFFDWLVGPSEVIEVEVNGVKQRSGVHIKKCRYLENSGCVGMCVNMCKIPTQDFFTNEFGLPLTMIPNFEDMSCDMVYGQVPPPFEEDPVSKQPCFPDICSMANPSSNVCHKLQACTPPPPPPPPPLPHFGALERNNGVNLWQTVHISDSRCVSKKQARKT; this is encoded by the exons atGGTGGTCCTAAGCTTCCAAGCTGTCCAGTTCAGGCCTCCTCAACATCTTCCATTGCATAGACCAAGCGCCGGAAATGTCATCCGGTGTGGGATTGCAGAGCCATCGGGAGAGCCGGCTCCCTTAGGACAAAAAACACGGTACAATGATGGGTTCTTTGACAGGGCATTCATGACACTCTTTGCTCGGAAGATGGAGAAGTTTGCAGCTTCGGCTAAAGCTGGGACAGACACGAAGAAGAAAGGGTGGTGGAATCTTGACTACGAGAGCTTTGTGGATGTGTCTAAGAGAGTAATGCAGGGAAGGTCTCGTATGCAGCAGCAGGAAGTTGTTCGTGAGGTGCTCTTGTCTATGCTCCCTCCAGGTGCGCCTGCTCAG TTCAGAAAACTATTTCCTCCAACGAAGTGGGCTGCAGAATTCAATGCTGCATTGACAGTGCCCTTCTTCGACTGGTTAGTTGGGCCTTCTGAG GTTATTGAAGTTGAGGTAAATGGGGTGAAGCAGAGGAGTGGAGTTCATATAAAGAAGTGCAG GTATCTGGAGAACAGCGGGTGTGTAGGAATGTGTGTGAATATGTGCAAGATTCCTACTCAAGACTTCTTCACCAATGAATTTGGGCTTCCATTAACCATGATTCCAA ATTTTGAAGATATGAGTTGTGATATGGTGTATGGCCAAGTTCCGCCCCCTTTTGAAGAAGATCCAGTGTCCAAACAACCTTGTTTTCCAGATATTT GCTCCATGGCaaatcccagctccaatgtttGTCATAAACTACAGGCTtgcacacccccccccccccccccccccccccccctccctcatTTTGGAGCATTAGAGAGAAACAATGGGGTAAACCTGTGGCAGACTGTACATATATCAGATTCTCGCTGTGTGTCCAAGAAACAAGCGAGGAAGACATGA
- the LOC121237298 gene encoding probable lysophospholipase BODYGUARD 3 yields MGKAKSVLVLTGRVINKAVSFIVFSVLDLVDFLLCFVYKLVDFFIEDECKPCYCCSGKEAITSSGKVLLVSERDESKIVCLCSSKLQLEEISDTLYTRPSLVSEVSNFTVSELKRFREYRTFNVQSCEKIKNGTVRSTFKVNSTIVEMLQGKFGRQQLHPIPRWSDCNCKICTSWTSSGKETLFVRAEGPKDKAREDVLFIHGFISTSAFWTETLFPNFSIATKSTYRLFAIDLLGFGRSPKPTDSLYTLREHLDMIERSVLQPNKVKSLHIVAHSLGCILALALAVKHPGYVKSLTLIAPPYYPVPKGEQGTQYVMRRVAPRCVWPPIAFGASIACWYEHISRTICLLICKNHRLWEFLTKLVTRNRIRTFLLEGFFLHTHNAAWHTLHNIFCGTVSKLDAYMDVVREHLKCDVAVFHGQDDELIPVECSYNLQAKIPRARVKVIEKKDHITIVVGRRKSFARELEEIWRKSSD; encoded by the exons ATGGGCAAAGCCAAATCGGTTTTAGTACTGACTGGGAGAGTTATAAACAAGGCCGTGAGCTTCATTGTCTTCTCTGTGCTAGATCTTGTTGATttccttctttgttttgtttacaAGTTAGTTGATTTCTTCATTGAAGACGAATGTAAGCCATGTTACTGCTGCTCCGGCAAAGAAGCCATCACTAGTAGTGGCAAAGTGTTATTGGTCTCCGAACGAGACGAATCCAAGATTGTTTGCCTTTGTTCCAGCAAACTACAACTGGAGGAGATCTCAGACACACTCTATACACGTCCTTCTTTGGTGTCCGAGGTCTCGAACTTCACTGTATCCGAGCTCAAACGGTTCAGGGAGTACAGGACATTTAATGTACAATCTTGTGAGAAGATCAAGAACGGCACGGTGCGCTCAACATTCAAGGTTAACTCCACCATTGTTGAAATGCTCCAAGGAAAGTTTGGAAGACAGCAATTGCATCCCATTCCGAGGTGGTCGGACTGTAATTGTAAAATTTGCACTTCGTGGACCTCGTCTGGCAAAGAAACTCTCTTTGTTCGAGCCGAAGGACCCAAAG ACAAAGCACGAGAAGATGTCTTGTTCATTCATGGCTTCATTTCAACTTCGGCATTTTGGACGGAAACATTATTTCCAAATTTCTCAATTGCAACCAAGTCAACTTATCGCTTGTTTGCCATTGATCTGCTTGGATTTGGAAGGAGTCCTAAGCCAACAGACTCCCTTTACACGCTCAGAGAGCATTTAGACATGATTGAACGGTCCGTTCTCCAACCAAACAAAGTCAAATCCCTCCATATTGTGGCTCATTCTTTAGGTTGCATTTTGGCTCTGGCTCTCGCAGTTAAGCACCCTGGCTATGTTAAATCTCTAACCCTTATCGCACCA CCGTATTATCCGGTGCCAAAGGGTGAACAAGGTACGCAATATGTGATGAGAAGGGTAGCTCCGAGGTGTGTCTGGCCGCCGATTGCTTTTGGAGCGTCAATTGCATGCTGGTACGAGCACATTTCCCGGACGATTTGCTTGCTCATTTGCAAGAACCATCGACTGTGGGAATTTCTCACCAAACTCGTCACTAGAAACAG GATTAGGACATTCTTGCTTGAGGGTTTCTTCTTGCATACGCACAACGCTGCATGGCATACGCTGCACAACATCTTCTGCGGCACCGTCAGCAAACTTGACGCGTACATGGATGTAGTCCGTGAACACCTCAAGTGCGACGTTGCTGTATTCCATGGACAAGACGATGAGCTTATTCCAGTTGAATGCAGCTACAATTTGCAAGCAAAAATCCCTCGTGCCCGGGTCAAAGTGATTGAGAAGAAAGACCATATTACCATCGTTGTTGGAAGACGAAAGTCCTTTGCCAGAGAACTGGAGGAAATATGGAGGAAGTCAAGTGATTAA